The Takifugu rubripes chromosome 7, fTakRub1.2, whole genome shotgun sequence genome has a segment encoding these proteins:
- the mef2d gene encoding myocyte-specific enhancer factor 2D isoform X1 yields the protein MGRKKIQIQRITDERNKQVTFTKRKFGLMKKAYELSVLCDCEIALIIFNHTNKLFQYASTDMDKVLLKYTEYNEPHESRTNADIIEALNKKEHRDSESPEPEEPFSLTPRTEEKYKKIDEEFDKMMQNYRLSSTVPQPTFSMPVTVPVSNQNAAAALQFSNNPGGALVTTTSFVTSTLTDPRLLSPQQPALQRNTVSPGLPQRPASAGALLGGDLGNSNGACPSPVPNGYISARASPGLLSVSNGNSLGKVVLAKSPPSPGTQMVNSRKPDLRVITSQGGKSLMQLTEEELELVNENAQRLGGSQVAQQTLTTPVVSVATPSLLAPFSSMQTAYNTDYQLTSADLTALQTFTPPGLVPGNMSAWQQQPAVSQQQPPQQQLSLASLSNLVMWGAEKQNAEMLNCISNFAANLRPVSHLPQTAALTINTNPNINIKSEPVSPNRDRSTPSSAGGGGGGGINQGQVQGQGLVTVAYPGTVRLDAGGQGRSPVDSLSSNGSSYEGSDRDDGTQGRGGGADFHQQVGPAVQQPTMVLLRPSSAEPQDQDGTNVKRMRLDTWVT from the exons ATGGGGAGGAAAAAGATCCAGATCCAGCGGATCACAGATGAACGCAACAAACAG GTGACGTTCACCAAGCGGAAGTTCGGCCTGATGAAGAAGGCGTACGAGCTGAGCGTCCTGTGCGACTGCGAGATCGCCCTCATCATCTTCAACCACACCAACAAGCTGTTCCAGTACGCCAGCACTGACATGGACAAGGTCCTGCTCAAGTACACTGAATACAACGAGCCTCACGAGAGCCGGACCAACGCCGATATCATCGAG GCTCTGAACAAGAAAGAGCACCGAGACTCTGAGAGCCCAGAACCCGAGGAGCCCTTCTCCCTCACCCCCCGCACTGAggagaaatacaaaaaaattgACGAGGAGTTTGATAAAATGATGCAGAACTATAGGCTGTCA TCCACAGTCCCTCAGCCCACCTTCTCCATGCCAGTCACTGTGCCGGTATCCAATCAGAATGCAGCGGCGGCCCTCCAGTTCAGCAACAACCCGGGTGGCGCCCTGGTCACCACCACCTCTTTTGTCACTTCCACCCTCACAGACCCTCGCCTCCTGTCCCCACAGCAACCGGCTCTGCAGAGGAACACCGTCTCACCCGGGTTACCACAGCGACCCGCAAGTGCAG GTGCTTTACTGGGAGGAGATCTGGGCAATTCAAACGGAGCCTGTCCGAGTCCAGTCC CTAATGGCTACATCAGCGCCAGGGCCTCGCCCGGGCTCCTCTCCGTATCCAATGGCAACAGCCTGGGGAAGGTAGTCCTGGCAAAGTCTCCACCTTCACCCGGAACGCAGATGGTCAATAGCCGCAAACCGGACCTGAGGGTCATCACCTCACAGGGTGGGAAGAGCCTGATGCAGCTG acagaggaagagctggagtTGGTGAATGAG AATGCTCAGCGGTTAGGTGGATCGCAGGTTGCACAGCAGACGCTCACTACTCCAGTGGTTTCCGTGGCAACACCCAGCCTCTTAGCGCCCTTCTCCAGCATGCAGACGGCCTACAACACTG ACTATCAGCTAACAAGTGCAGATCTCACGGCGCTTCAGACGTTCACACCGCCGGGGTTGGTACCGGGAAACATGAGCGCCTGGCAACAGCAACCAGCCGTCTCCCAGCAACAGcctccccagcagcagctcagcctaGCGTCTCTCAGTAACTTAGT caTGTGGGGTGCAGAGAAACAGAACGCGGAGATGTTAAACTGCATCTCTAATTTTGCTGCTAACCTGAG GCCGGTGAGTCATCTACCTCAGACCGCTGCACTGACCATCAACACAAACCCCAACATCAACATCAAGTCCGAACCCGTCTCTCCGAACCGTGACCGCAGCACCCCCAGCTCcgctggtgggggagggggaggaggcatCAACCAGGGTCAAGTCCAAGGTCAAGGTTTGGTGACGGTCGCCTATCCCGGGACGGTGCGCCTAGATGCCGGAGGTCAAGGCCGCTCACCTGTAGACAGCCTGAGCAGCAACGGCAGCTCGTACGAGGGCAGCGACCGGGACGACGGCACCCAAGGAAGAGGCGGGGGCGCAGACTTCCACCAACAGGTTGGCCCAGCGGTCCAGCAGCCAACCATGGTCCTGCTGCGACCTTCTTCGGCCGAACCCCAAGACCAGGACGGGACCAACGTCAAGAGAATGAGACTAGACACGTGGGTCACATGA
- the mef2d gene encoding myocyte-specific enhancer factor 2D isoform X4, which produces MGRKKIQIQRITDERNKQVTFTKRKFGLMKKAYELSVLCDCEIALIIFNHTNKLFQYASTDMDKVLLKYTEYNEPHESRTNADIIEALNKKEHRDSESPEPEEPFSLTPRTEEKYKKIDEEFDKMMQNYRLSSTVPQPTFSMPVTVPVSNQNAAAALQFSNNPGGALVTTTSFVTSTLTDPRLLSPQQPALQRNTVSPGLPQRPASAGALLGGDLGNSNGACPSPVPNGYISARASPGLLSVSNGNSLGKVVLAKSPPSPGTQMVNSRKPDLRVITSQGGKSLMQLTEEELELVNENAQRLGGSQVAQQTLTTPVVSVATPSLLAPFSSMQTAYNTDYQLTSADLTALQTFTPPGLVPGNMSAWQQQPAVSQQQPPQQQLSLASLSNLVPVSHLPQTAALTINTNPNINIKSEPVSPNRDRSTPSSAGGGGGGGINQGQVQGQGLVTVAYPGTVRLDAGGQGRSPVDSLSSNGSSYEGSDRDDGTQGRGGGADFHQQVGPAVQQPTMVLLRPSSAEPQDQDGTNVKRMRLDTWVT; this is translated from the exons ATGGGGAGGAAAAAGATCCAGATCCAGCGGATCACAGATGAACGCAACAAACAG GTGACGTTCACCAAGCGGAAGTTCGGCCTGATGAAGAAGGCGTACGAGCTGAGCGTCCTGTGCGACTGCGAGATCGCCCTCATCATCTTCAACCACACCAACAAGCTGTTCCAGTACGCCAGCACTGACATGGACAAGGTCCTGCTCAAGTACACTGAATACAACGAGCCTCACGAGAGCCGGACCAACGCCGATATCATCGAG GCTCTGAACAAGAAAGAGCACCGAGACTCTGAGAGCCCAGAACCCGAGGAGCCCTTCTCCCTCACCCCCCGCACTGAggagaaatacaaaaaaattgACGAGGAGTTTGATAAAATGATGCAGAACTATAGGCTGTCA TCCACAGTCCCTCAGCCCACCTTCTCCATGCCAGTCACTGTGCCGGTATCCAATCAGAATGCAGCGGCGGCCCTCCAGTTCAGCAACAACCCGGGTGGCGCCCTGGTCACCACCACCTCTTTTGTCACTTCCACCCTCACAGACCCTCGCCTCCTGTCCCCACAGCAACCGGCTCTGCAGAGGAACACCGTCTCACCCGGGTTACCACAGCGACCCGCAAGTGCAG GTGCTTTACTGGGAGGAGATCTGGGCAATTCAAACGGAGCCTGTCCGAGTCCAGTCC CTAATGGCTACATCAGCGCCAGGGCCTCGCCCGGGCTCCTCTCCGTATCCAATGGCAACAGCCTGGGGAAGGTAGTCCTGGCAAAGTCTCCACCTTCACCCGGAACGCAGATGGTCAATAGCCGCAAACCGGACCTGAGGGTCATCACCTCACAGGGTGGGAAGAGCCTGATGCAGCTG acagaggaagagctggagtTGGTGAATGAG AATGCTCAGCGGTTAGGTGGATCGCAGGTTGCACAGCAGACGCTCACTACTCCAGTGGTTTCCGTGGCAACACCCAGCCTCTTAGCGCCCTTCTCCAGCATGCAGACGGCCTACAACACTG ACTATCAGCTAACAAGTGCAGATCTCACGGCGCTTCAGACGTTCACACCGCCGGGGTTGGTACCGGGAAACATGAGCGCCTGGCAACAGCAACCAGCCGTCTCCCAGCAACAGcctccccagcagcagctcagcctaGCGTCTCTCAGTAACTTAGT GCCGGTGAGTCATCTACCTCAGACCGCTGCACTGACCATCAACACAAACCCCAACATCAACATCAAGTCCGAACCCGTCTCTCCGAACCGTGACCGCAGCACCCCCAGCTCcgctggtgggggagggggaggaggcatCAACCAGGGTCAAGTCCAAGGTCAAGGTTTGGTGACGGTCGCCTATCCCGGGACGGTGCGCCTAGATGCCGGAGGTCAAGGCCGCTCACCTGTAGACAGCCTGAGCAGCAACGGCAGCTCGTACGAGGGCAGCGACCGGGACGACGGCACCCAAGGAAGAGGCGGGGGCGCAGACTTCCACCAACAGGTTGGCCCAGCGGTCCAGCAGCCAACCATGGTCCTGCTGCGACCTTCTTCGGCCGAACCCCAAGACCAGGACGGGACCAACGTCAAGAGAATGAGACTAGACACGTGGGTCACATGA
- the mef2d gene encoding myocyte-specific enhancer factor 2D isoform X3: MGRKKIQIQRITDERNKQVTFTKRKFGLMKKAYELSVLCDCEIALIIFNHTNKLFQYASTDMDKVLLKYTEYNEPHESRTNADIIEALNKKEHRDSESPEPEEPFSLTPRTEEKYKKIDEEFDKMMQNYRLSSTVPQPTFSMPVTVPVSNQNAAAALQFSNNPGGALVTTTSFVTSTLTDPRLLSPQQPALQRNTVSPGLPQRPASAGALLGGDLGNSNGACPSPVPNGYISARASPGLLSVSNGNSLGKVVLAKSPPSPGTQMVNSRKPDLRVITSQGGKSLMQLNAQRLGGSQVAQQTLTTPVVSVATPSLLAPFSSMQTAYNTDYQLTSADLTALQTFTPPGLVPGNMSAWQQQPAVSQQQPPQQQLSLASLSNLVMWGAEKQNAEMLNCISNFAANLRPVSHLPQTAALTINTNPNINIKSEPVSPNRDRSTPSSAGGGGGGGINQGQVQGQGLVTVAYPGTVRLDAGGQGRSPVDSLSSNGSSYEGSDRDDGTQGRGGGADFHQQVGPAVQQPTMVLLRPSSAEPQDQDGTNVKRMRLDTWVT, encoded by the exons ATGGGGAGGAAAAAGATCCAGATCCAGCGGATCACAGATGAACGCAACAAACAG GTGACGTTCACCAAGCGGAAGTTCGGCCTGATGAAGAAGGCGTACGAGCTGAGCGTCCTGTGCGACTGCGAGATCGCCCTCATCATCTTCAACCACACCAACAAGCTGTTCCAGTACGCCAGCACTGACATGGACAAGGTCCTGCTCAAGTACACTGAATACAACGAGCCTCACGAGAGCCGGACCAACGCCGATATCATCGAG GCTCTGAACAAGAAAGAGCACCGAGACTCTGAGAGCCCAGAACCCGAGGAGCCCTTCTCCCTCACCCCCCGCACTGAggagaaatacaaaaaaattgACGAGGAGTTTGATAAAATGATGCAGAACTATAGGCTGTCA TCCACAGTCCCTCAGCCCACCTTCTCCATGCCAGTCACTGTGCCGGTATCCAATCAGAATGCAGCGGCGGCCCTCCAGTTCAGCAACAACCCGGGTGGCGCCCTGGTCACCACCACCTCTTTTGTCACTTCCACCCTCACAGACCCTCGCCTCCTGTCCCCACAGCAACCGGCTCTGCAGAGGAACACCGTCTCACCCGGGTTACCACAGCGACCCGCAAGTGCAG GTGCTTTACTGGGAGGAGATCTGGGCAATTCAAACGGAGCCTGTCCGAGTCCAGTCC CTAATGGCTACATCAGCGCCAGGGCCTCGCCCGGGCTCCTCTCCGTATCCAATGGCAACAGCCTGGGGAAGGTAGTCCTGGCAAAGTCTCCACCTTCACCCGGAACGCAGATGGTCAATAGCCGCAAACCGGACCTGAGGGTCATCACCTCACAGGGTGGGAAGAGCCTGATGCAGCTG AATGCTCAGCGGTTAGGTGGATCGCAGGTTGCACAGCAGACGCTCACTACTCCAGTGGTTTCCGTGGCAACACCCAGCCTCTTAGCGCCCTTCTCCAGCATGCAGACGGCCTACAACACTG ACTATCAGCTAACAAGTGCAGATCTCACGGCGCTTCAGACGTTCACACCGCCGGGGTTGGTACCGGGAAACATGAGCGCCTGGCAACAGCAACCAGCCGTCTCCCAGCAACAGcctccccagcagcagctcagcctaGCGTCTCTCAGTAACTTAGT caTGTGGGGTGCAGAGAAACAGAACGCGGAGATGTTAAACTGCATCTCTAATTTTGCTGCTAACCTGAG GCCGGTGAGTCATCTACCTCAGACCGCTGCACTGACCATCAACACAAACCCCAACATCAACATCAAGTCCGAACCCGTCTCTCCGAACCGTGACCGCAGCACCCCCAGCTCcgctggtgggggagggggaggaggcatCAACCAGGGTCAAGTCCAAGGTCAAGGTTTGGTGACGGTCGCCTATCCCGGGACGGTGCGCCTAGATGCCGGAGGTCAAGGCCGCTCACCTGTAGACAGCCTGAGCAGCAACGGCAGCTCGTACGAGGGCAGCGACCGGGACGACGGCACCCAAGGAAGAGGCGGGGGCGCAGACTTCCACCAACAGGTTGGCCCAGCGGTCCAGCAGCCAACCATGGTCCTGCTGCGACCTTCTTCGGCCGAACCCCAAGACCAGGACGGGACCAACGTCAAGAGAATGAGACTAGACACGTGGGTCACATGA
- the mef2d gene encoding myocyte-specific enhancer factor 2D isoform X5: protein MGRKKIQIQRITDERNKQVTFTKRKFGLMKKAYELSVLCDCEIALIIFNHTNKLFQYASTDMDKVLLKYTEYNEPHESRTNADIIETLRKKGFNGCNSPEPDGDDSIDQSPLNEDKYRKTEDLDSLFKRYGSTVPQPTFSMPVTVPVSNQNAAAALQFSNNPGGALVTTTSFVTSTLTDPRLLSPQQPALQRNTVSPGLPQRPASAGALLGGDLGNSNGACPSPVPNGYISARASPGLLSVSNGNSLGKVVLAKSPPSPGTQMVNSRKPDLRVITSQGGKSLMQLNAQRLGGSQVAQQTLTTPVVSVATPSLLAPFSSMQTAYNTDYQLTSADLTALQTFTPPGLVPGNMSAWQQQPAVSQQQPPQQQLSLASLSNLVPVSHLPQTAALTINTNPNINIKSEPVSPNRDRSTPSSAGGGGGGGINQGQVQGQGLVTVAYPGTVRLDAGGQGRSPVDSLSSNGSSYEGSDRDDGTQGRGGGADFHQQVGPAVQQPTMVLLRPSSAEPQDQDGTNVKRMRLDTWVT from the exons ATGGGGAGGAAAAAGATCCAGATCCAGCGGATCACAGATGAACGCAACAAACAG GTGACGTTCACCAAGCGGAAGTTCGGCCTGATGAAGAAGGCGTACGAGCTGAGCGTCCTGTGCGACTGCGAGATCGCCCTCATCATCTTCAACCACACCAACAAGCTGTTCCAGTACGCCAGCACTGACATGGACAAGGTCCTGCTCAAGTACACTGAATACAACGAGCCTCACGAGAGCCGGACCAACGCCGATATCATCGAG ACGTTGCGAAAGAAAGGCTTTAACGGCTGCAACAGCCCTGAGCCCGATGGCGACGACTCCATCGACCAAAGTCCGCTAAATGAAGACAAGTACCGCAAGACTGAGGACCTGGACAGCCTCTTCAAACGCTACGGC TCCACAGTCCCTCAGCCCACCTTCTCCATGCCAGTCACTGTGCCGGTATCCAATCAGAATGCAGCGGCGGCCCTCCAGTTCAGCAACAACCCGGGTGGCGCCCTGGTCACCACCACCTCTTTTGTCACTTCCACCCTCACAGACCCTCGCCTCCTGTCCCCACAGCAACCGGCTCTGCAGAGGAACACCGTCTCACCCGGGTTACCACAGCGACCCGCAAGTGCAG GTGCTTTACTGGGAGGAGATCTGGGCAATTCAAACGGAGCCTGTCCGAGTCCAGTCC CTAATGGCTACATCAGCGCCAGGGCCTCGCCCGGGCTCCTCTCCGTATCCAATGGCAACAGCCTGGGGAAGGTAGTCCTGGCAAAGTCTCCACCTTCACCCGGAACGCAGATGGTCAATAGCCGCAAACCGGACCTGAGGGTCATCACCTCACAGGGTGGGAAGAGCCTGATGCAGCTG AATGCTCAGCGGTTAGGTGGATCGCAGGTTGCACAGCAGACGCTCACTACTCCAGTGGTTTCCGTGGCAACACCCAGCCTCTTAGCGCCCTTCTCCAGCATGCAGACGGCCTACAACACTG ACTATCAGCTAACAAGTGCAGATCTCACGGCGCTTCAGACGTTCACACCGCCGGGGTTGGTACCGGGAAACATGAGCGCCTGGCAACAGCAACCAGCCGTCTCCCAGCAACAGcctccccagcagcagctcagcctaGCGTCTCTCAGTAACTTAGT GCCGGTGAGTCATCTACCTCAGACCGCTGCACTGACCATCAACACAAACCCCAACATCAACATCAAGTCCGAACCCGTCTCTCCGAACCGTGACCGCAGCACCCCCAGCTCcgctggtgggggagggggaggaggcatCAACCAGGGTCAAGTCCAAGGTCAAGGTTTGGTGACGGTCGCCTATCCCGGGACGGTGCGCCTAGATGCCGGAGGTCAAGGCCGCTCACCTGTAGACAGCCTGAGCAGCAACGGCAGCTCGTACGAGGGCAGCGACCGGGACGACGGCACCCAAGGAAGAGGCGGGGGCGCAGACTTCCACCAACAGGTTGGCCCAGCGGTCCAGCAGCCAACCATGGTCCTGCTGCGACCTTCTTCGGCCGAACCCCAAGACCAGGACGGGACCAACGTCAAGAGAATGAGACTAGACACGTGGGTCACATGA
- the mef2d gene encoding myocyte-specific enhancer factor 2D isoform X2, with translation MGRKKIQIQRITDERNKQVTFTKRKFGLMKKAYELSVLCDCEIALIIFNHTNKLFQYASTDMDKVLLKYTEYNEPHESRTNADIIETLRKKGFNGCNSPEPDGDDSIDQSPLNEDKYRKTEDLDSLFKRYGSTVPQPTFSMPVTVPVSNQNAAAALQFSNNPGGALVTTTSFVTSTLTDPRLLSPQQPALQRNTVSPGLPQRPASAGALLGGDLGNSNGACPSPVPNGYISARASPGLLSVSNGNSLGKVVLAKSPPSPGTQMVNSRKPDLRVITSQGGKSLMQLTEEELELVNENAQRLGGSQVAQQTLTTPVVSVATPSLLAPFSSMQTAYNTDYQLTSADLTALQTFTPPGLVPGNMSAWQQQPAVSQQQPPQQQLSLASLSNLVMWGAEKQNAEMLNCISNFAANLRPVSHLPQTAALTINTNPNINIKSEPVSPNRDRSTPSSAGGGGGGGINQGQVQGQGLVTVAYPGTVRLDAGGQGRSPVDSLSSNGSSYEGSDRDDGTQGRGGGADFHQQVGPAVQQPTMVLLRPSSAEPQDQDGTNVKRMRLDTWVT, from the exons ATGGGGAGGAAAAAGATCCAGATCCAGCGGATCACAGATGAACGCAACAAACAG GTGACGTTCACCAAGCGGAAGTTCGGCCTGATGAAGAAGGCGTACGAGCTGAGCGTCCTGTGCGACTGCGAGATCGCCCTCATCATCTTCAACCACACCAACAAGCTGTTCCAGTACGCCAGCACTGACATGGACAAGGTCCTGCTCAAGTACACTGAATACAACGAGCCTCACGAGAGCCGGACCAACGCCGATATCATCGAG ACGTTGCGAAAGAAAGGCTTTAACGGCTGCAACAGCCCTGAGCCCGATGGCGACGACTCCATCGACCAAAGTCCGCTAAATGAAGACAAGTACCGCAAGACTGAGGACCTGGACAGCCTCTTCAAACGCTACGGC TCCACAGTCCCTCAGCCCACCTTCTCCATGCCAGTCACTGTGCCGGTATCCAATCAGAATGCAGCGGCGGCCCTCCAGTTCAGCAACAACCCGGGTGGCGCCCTGGTCACCACCACCTCTTTTGTCACTTCCACCCTCACAGACCCTCGCCTCCTGTCCCCACAGCAACCGGCTCTGCAGAGGAACACCGTCTCACCCGGGTTACCACAGCGACCCGCAAGTGCAG GTGCTTTACTGGGAGGAGATCTGGGCAATTCAAACGGAGCCTGTCCGAGTCCAGTCC CTAATGGCTACATCAGCGCCAGGGCCTCGCCCGGGCTCCTCTCCGTATCCAATGGCAACAGCCTGGGGAAGGTAGTCCTGGCAAAGTCTCCACCTTCACCCGGAACGCAGATGGTCAATAGCCGCAAACCGGACCTGAGGGTCATCACCTCACAGGGTGGGAAGAGCCTGATGCAGCTG acagaggaagagctggagtTGGTGAATGAG AATGCTCAGCGGTTAGGTGGATCGCAGGTTGCACAGCAGACGCTCACTACTCCAGTGGTTTCCGTGGCAACACCCAGCCTCTTAGCGCCCTTCTCCAGCATGCAGACGGCCTACAACACTG ACTATCAGCTAACAAGTGCAGATCTCACGGCGCTTCAGACGTTCACACCGCCGGGGTTGGTACCGGGAAACATGAGCGCCTGGCAACAGCAACCAGCCGTCTCCCAGCAACAGcctccccagcagcagctcagcctaGCGTCTCTCAGTAACTTAGT caTGTGGGGTGCAGAGAAACAGAACGCGGAGATGTTAAACTGCATCTCTAATTTTGCTGCTAACCTGAG GCCGGTGAGTCATCTACCTCAGACCGCTGCACTGACCATCAACACAAACCCCAACATCAACATCAAGTCCGAACCCGTCTCTCCGAACCGTGACCGCAGCACCCCCAGCTCcgctggtgggggagggggaggaggcatCAACCAGGGTCAAGTCCAAGGTCAAGGTTTGGTGACGGTCGCCTATCCCGGGACGGTGCGCCTAGATGCCGGAGGTCAAGGCCGCTCACCTGTAGACAGCCTGAGCAGCAACGGCAGCTCGTACGAGGGCAGCGACCGGGACGACGGCACCCAAGGAAGAGGCGGGGGCGCAGACTTCCACCAACAGGTTGGCCCAGCGGTCCAGCAGCCAACCATGGTCCTGCTGCGACCTTCTTCGGCCGAACCCCAAGACCAGGACGGGACCAACGTCAAGAGAATGAGACTAGACACGTGGGTCACATGA
- the mef2d gene encoding myocyte-specific enhancer factor 2D isoform X6: MGRKKIQIQRITDERNKQVTFTKRKFGLMKKAYELSVLCDCEIALIIFNHTNKLFQYASTDMDKVLLKYTEYNEPHESRTNADIIESTVPQPTFSMPVTVPVSNQNAAAALQFSNNPGGALVTTTSFVTSTLTDPRLLSPQQPALQRNTVSPGLPQRPASAGALLGGDLGNSNGACPSPVPNGYISARASPGLLSVSNGNSLGKVVLAKSPPSPGTQMVNSRKPDLRVITSQGGKSLMQLTEEELELVNENAQRLGGSQVAQQTLTTPVVSVATPSLLAPFSSMQTAYNTDYQLTSADLTALQTFTPPGLVPGNMSAWQQQPAVSQQQPPQQQLSLASLSNLVMWGAEKQNAEMLNCISNFAANLRPVSHLPQTAALTINTNPNINIKSEPVSPNRDRSTPSSAGGGGGGGINQGQVQGQGLVTVAYPGTVRLDAGGQGRSPVDSLSSNGSSYEGSDRDDGTQGRGGGADFHQQVGPAVQQPTMVLLRPSSAEPQDQDGTNVKRMRLDTWVT, encoded by the exons ATGGGGAGGAAAAAGATCCAGATCCAGCGGATCACAGATGAACGCAACAAACAG GTGACGTTCACCAAGCGGAAGTTCGGCCTGATGAAGAAGGCGTACGAGCTGAGCGTCCTGTGCGACTGCGAGATCGCCCTCATCATCTTCAACCACACCAACAAGCTGTTCCAGTACGCCAGCACTGACATGGACAAGGTCCTGCTCAAGTACACTGAATACAACGAGCCTCACGAGAGCCGGACCAACGCCGATATCATCGAG TCCACAGTCCCTCAGCCCACCTTCTCCATGCCAGTCACTGTGCCGGTATCCAATCAGAATGCAGCGGCGGCCCTCCAGTTCAGCAACAACCCGGGTGGCGCCCTGGTCACCACCACCTCTTTTGTCACTTCCACCCTCACAGACCCTCGCCTCCTGTCCCCACAGCAACCGGCTCTGCAGAGGAACACCGTCTCACCCGGGTTACCACAGCGACCCGCAAGTGCAG GTGCTTTACTGGGAGGAGATCTGGGCAATTCAAACGGAGCCTGTCCGAGTCCAGTCC CTAATGGCTACATCAGCGCCAGGGCCTCGCCCGGGCTCCTCTCCGTATCCAATGGCAACAGCCTGGGGAAGGTAGTCCTGGCAAAGTCTCCACCTTCACCCGGAACGCAGATGGTCAATAGCCGCAAACCGGACCTGAGGGTCATCACCTCACAGGGTGGGAAGAGCCTGATGCAGCTG acagaggaagagctggagtTGGTGAATGAG AATGCTCAGCGGTTAGGTGGATCGCAGGTTGCACAGCAGACGCTCACTACTCCAGTGGTTTCCGTGGCAACACCCAGCCTCTTAGCGCCCTTCTCCAGCATGCAGACGGCCTACAACACTG ACTATCAGCTAACAAGTGCAGATCTCACGGCGCTTCAGACGTTCACACCGCCGGGGTTGGTACCGGGAAACATGAGCGCCTGGCAACAGCAACCAGCCGTCTCCCAGCAACAGcctccccagcagcagctcagcctaGCGTCTCTCAGTAACTTAGT caTGTGGGGTGCAGAGAAACAGAACGCGGAGATGTTAAACTGCATCTCTAATTTTGCTGCTAACCTGAG GCCGGTGAGTCATCTACCTCAGACCGCTGCACTGACCATCAACACAAACCCCAACATCAACATCAAGTCCGAACCCGTCTCTCCGAACCGTGACCGCAGCACCCCCAGCTCcgctggtgggggagggggaggaggcatCAACCAGGGTCAAGTCCAAGGTCAAGGTTTGGTGACGGTCGCCTATCCCGGGACGGTGCGCCTAGATGCCGGAGGTCAAGGCCGCTCACCTGTAGACAGCCTGAGCAGCAACGGCAGCTCGTACGAGGGCAGCGACCGGGACGACGGCACCCAAGGAAGAGGCGGGGGCGCAGACTTCCACCAACAGGTTGGCCCAGCGGTCCAGCAGCCAACCATGGTCCTGCTGCGACCTTCTTCGGCCGAACCCCAAGACCAGGACGGGACCAACGTCAAGAGAATGAGACTAGACACGTGGGTCACATGA